A section of the Trachemys scripta elegans isolate TJP31775 chromosome 10, CAS_Tse_1.0, whole genome shotgun sequence genome encodes:
- the FAH gene encoding fumarylacetoacetase — MSFIQIEENSNFPLQNLPYGVFSTEEKPRHRIGVAIGDQVLDLSAIKHLFSGPALSKHQDVFDQPALNDFMGLGHEAWKEARMFLQKLLSACEPTLRDNSELRKRAFVPRASTIMHLPAKIGDYTDFYSSREHATNVGIMFRGKENALMPNWLHLPVGYHGRASSVVVSGTPIQRPVGQMRPDDAKPPVFGACKLLDIELEMAFFVGPGNKLGEPIPINKAHEHIFGMVLMNDWSARDIQKWEYVPLGPFLGKSFGTTISPWVVTMEALMPFVLPNPVQVPKPLPYLCDEEPYAFDINLFVAIKGEGMSNPATICKSNFKYMYWTMKQQLAHHSINGCNLRPGDLLASGTISGPDPENFGSMLEMSWKGTKVIDLGNGHSRKFLQDGDEVIITGHCQGNGYRVGFGQCSGKVLPAISAP; from the exons ATGTCTTTCATCCAGATAGAAGAGAACTCAAATTTCCCTCTTCAGAACCTTCCCTATGGGGTTTTCTCTACCGAGGAGAAG CCTAGGCACAGAATTGGGGTGGCAATTGGAGACCAGGTATTGGATCTGAGTGCTATTAAACATCTGTTCAGTGGACCAGCCCTTTCCAAGCATCAGGATGTCTTTGACCAG CCAGCCCTTAATGACTTCATGGGGTTGGGCCATGAAGCTTGGAAGGAAGCTAGAATGTTTCTCCAAAAGCTACTGTCAGCCTGTGAGCCAACACTGAGAGACAACTCTGAGCTACGGAAAAG agCATTTGTACCTCGGGCCTCTACTATAATGCACCTTCCAGCTAAAATCG GAGACTACACTGACTTCTATTCTTCAAGGGAACATGCTACAAATGTTGGGATCATGTTCAGAGGGAAAGAGAATGCTTTGATGCCTAACTG GTTGCACTTACCCGTTGGTTACCATGGCCGTGCATCTTCAGTTGTGGTGTCTGGGACACCAATTCAAAGACCAGTGGGGCAGATGCGACCTGACGATG CTAAACCTCCAGTGTTTGGTGCTTGCAAACTTTTGGACATTGAGTTAGAAATG GCGTTCTTTGTAGGCCCCGGAAACAAGTTGGGGGAGCCTATCCCAATCAACAAGGCTCATGAGCACATTTTTGGAATGGTCCTTATGAATGACTGGAGTG ctcgaGACATTCAGAAGTGGGAATATGTTCCACTGGGTCCGTTTCTGGGCAAGAGCTTTGGCACAACCATCTCTCCTTGGGTTGTTACTATGGAAGCTCTCATGCCATTTGTGTTGCCAAACCCCGTCCAG GTTCCCAAGCCACTGCCATACCTCTGTGATGAAGAGCCCTATGCTTTTGACATAAATCTCTTTGTCGCTATCAAAG GAGAAGGAATGAGCAACCCAGCCACGATATGCAAATCAAACTTTAAG TACATGTACTGGACCATGAAACAGCAGCTGGCTCATCACTCCATCAATGGATGCAACCTCAGACCTGGAGATCTCCTGGCATCTGGAACAATCAGTGGACCT GATCCAGAGAActttggctccatgctggagATGTCATGGAAGGGAACAAAAGTAATTGACCTTGGGAATGGACATTCTCGTAAATTTCTGCAGGATGGGGATGAAGTCATTATAACAG